The following nucleotide sequence is from Mycobacteriales bacterium.
CTGGCGCCGGATACACATGCTTCGCCCTGACCATGGCCGCCGGACGGCTGTACGGCGATCGTTTAGCCGACCGGTGGGGACCCCGTCTGCTGGTACGCGTCTCAAGCTCCATCGGCGCCGCCGGCTGGGGTGCTGCTCTAGTCGTCCGGTCGCCCGCGGCTGCGTTGGCCGGACTGATGCTCCTCGGCTTCGGGCTGTCCTCCGCCGTACCCAACACCTTCTCGCAAGCGTCCCGCCTGGGCGACGTCGGGCCAGCTCTCGCCGTCGTCACCTTCTGCGGCTACGGCGGAATGCTCGCCGGTCCCGCGGCGATTGGGGCCTTGGCCGGCGCGGTCGGGCTACCCACAGCGCTGGCGATCAATGCGTGCCTCGCTGCGGTCGTCGCTGTGCTCTGCGGCGTCCTGCCGTCAACAGAGGGCCGCATAACGTCTGAGTAGGCCGTCGCGCGACGCCCACCGCCTCGGACGGCAGCCTCGGGGGGCCGCTGATCTACTCCATCACCATTCCGCCAGTGACGTTGATTGCCTGCCCCGTCATCTCACTCGCGTCTTCGGAGGCCAGAAAGGCGACGACACCAGCGACCTTTTGCGGGGTTTGGAAGCGCTGCATCGGGATGCCGGCCATCCACCGTTCCTGGATGCTCGCCTTAGGCTCACCGGTCATCGCCTCCTCCCAGGCGTACTCGCGCTCCATCATGTCGGTCGTAACGATGCCGGGACAGACGCAGTTGATCCGGACGTGTGGGGCAACCTCCAAGGCCACACCCTTGCTGAACACGATCACTGCCGCCTTCGATGCGCAGTAGTGCGTGAACAGCTTGTAGCCGCGCTTGCCCGCCTGTGACGCGGTGTTGACGATTGCGCCGCTCCTGCGTTCGAGCATGTGCCCGAGGACAGCGCGCGTTCCGTTGAACACGCCCTTGGCGTTGGTGTCGACGTTCAGGTCCCAGTCTTCGTCGGTGAGATCAACGGCAGCCCTCATGGTGATCGTTCCAGCGTTATTGCACATCACATCGATCGCGCCGAGCTCCTTGACCGCCTGCGCCACCATCGCGTTGACCTGCACCGACTCGCGAACGTCCGCGACGAAGCTGGGAGCACCCAGCGCGGTAGCCGTCTCCTTCAAACCGGCGTCATCGATGTCCGTGACGAACACGCGGGCACCTTCGGATGCGAAGCGCTCAGCGATCGCCCGACCGATACCACCCGCGGCGCCAGTGACGACCACGCCTTGTCCTTCGAACCGTTGCATGCCGCTCCTTCCGATGTGCCGTACCTCGCGGCCGGACTCGCTGATTACTGCTACTTGGTCACGAACCCGGCGTCCACGGGCAGCGGTACGCCGGTGATGTACTTGCCGGTGTCGGAGACGAGATAGAGGATCGCGTCACTTACCACCCGCGGCGGGATGAAGTCGATCGGAATGATGTTGGTCGCCGC
It contains:
- a CDS encoding SDR family NAD(P)-dependent oxidoreductase: MQRFEGQGVVVTGAAGGIGRAIAERFASEGARVFVTDIDDAGLKETATALGAPSFVADVRESVQVNAMVAQAVKELGAIDVMCNNAGTITMRAAVDLTDEDWDLNVDTNAKGVFNGTRAVLGHMLERRSGAIVNTASQAGKRGYKLFTHYCASKAAVIVFSKGVALEVAPHVRINCVCPGIVTTDMMEREYAWEEAMTGEPKASIQERWMAGIPMQRFQTPQKVAGVVAFLASEDASEMTGQAINVTGGMVME